In Jannaschia sp. W003, the genomic stretch GCGGGTGTTCGAGGGTCCGCGTCTGCGGCGGATGCTGGCCGTGAACACCGACATCATGATCCGCTCCGTGCTGCTGCAGGCCACCTTCACCTCGTTCCTCCTGCGCGGTGGTGCGTTCGGCGACGTGACGCTGGCCGCCAACCAGGTGCTGCTGCAGTTCCTCTACATCACCGCCTACGCCCTCGACGGCTTCGCCTTCGCGGTGGAGGCGCTGGTCGGGCGCTACTTCGGCGCAGGCGACCGGGCGCGGCTGCGGCGTGCCGTGGCGATGTGCTTCGGCTGGGGTGCGGGCACGGTGGCGGTTCTCGCGCTTGCCTTCGCGGCCGGTGGCGGGGGCATCGTGGACCTCATGGCGACCGACCCGGCGGTGCGGGCCGAGGCGCGGGCGTACCTGCCGTGGATGGTGGCGGCGCCCCTCGTCGGCGTGTGGTCGTGGATGTTCGACGGCGTGTTCATCGGCGCGACCCGCACCCGCGACATGCGCGACATGATGGTCGTGTCGGCAGCCGTCTACCTCGCCGCGCTGCTGGTGCTCGTGCCGCCCTTCGGCAACCACGGCCTCTGGGCCGCGCTGATGATCTCCTTCGCCGCGCGCGGCATCACCCTCGGGGCCCGCTACCCTGCGCTGGAGCGGGCGGCGGGCACCTAGCCCGCCTCGCGCACCGGCTCGGCGGGCGGCTCCTCGCCGGGCAGGGCGCGGCCCTCCTCGCACAGGCGCGCACGGGCATCCGCGAGGCGCCGGCGCGCGGGGGCGCTGTCGTGGCGGTCGGCCACGTAGCGCGCGAAGAGGCCTGTGAGCCAGGGCCGCCCGCGCCGGTCCAGCTTGCGCAGCATCCCCCCGAGCCAGGCCCGATCGCGTCGCCGCCCGCGCCAGAGCTGCGCGAAGCGCAGGGGCGTCAGCGCGCCAGACTCCGCGCCCGCCACGAGCCGGTCGAGGATGCCGATGGTCTCCAACCGCTGCCAGATCTCGGGGCCAGCATGGGTCGCGGGCAAGTGCATCACGTGAGGGCCGCGGAACAGGCTCGCGTGCATCGCGTCGAAGGTCTCGGTCGGGTCCGACACCACGTAGACGCGCTCGGCGCCGCCGACGAGATCGGGTGCGTAGGCATAGCGCGGGCCCCATGCCAGCGCCCAGGCCGAGCGGAAGCGCCGCTCCCAGGGGGTGAGCGCGCGGTCCAGAGTGGCGAGGGGCTGCACCGCGAACACCGTGGCTCCGGGCGCGGCCACCGAATAGGCCGACGCCGCATACCCCTCGGCGCCGCCGCCCGCGAAGATCACCGTGTCGAACTCGTCGAAGAACCCCTCGTCGGTCAGCTCGTCGAACAGCGCCTCCAGCGCCGGGTCGCGGTACCAGGTCCGCCCGTCGGCGAGGATGGTGAGTGTGGCGTAGCCCCGCTTCGCCGCGAGTCGCGCTGTCCAAGGAGCGGGCTCGTCGCGCTCGCGCGCGGTCTCGAGCTCCTCGAAGCCGACCAGCAGCGTCGCGCCCCCGGGCCGGTGATGCGCCATGTGCCGGTCGCCCACGTCGCGCAGCCATCCGCCGTCCCGCGCCGTCTCGACGAGCCGCCGCATCAGCGGGTCCGTCGTCGTCCCGCCGCCGTCCGCGCCCGCGCTGTCCTCCGCCATGCCAACCTCCGATCCGGGTCACGCTGGTGACGCAATCGCCCCCGAGACTACCGATGATGGATGCATGATTACACGCAATTCGGGCGGATTCCGGCGCCGATGCGTTGACGATCTGCCCCTGGCGCCGCGATACGCGCCACAATCGGAAGGGGCGGGCGCCATTGCCCGCGGAGGTGGAAACGGTGCGGATCCTGGCGCTCGGGTGCATGCGGGACGAATCGCCCTACGCGGTGGACTGGATCGCCCACCACCGCGCGCAGGGCGTAACCGACTTCCTCGTATACACCAATGACTGCTCAGACGGCACCGAGGCGCTGCTCGACGCGCTCGCCCCCGCCAGGGTGGTCCATGTGCCGCAGGGCGCCGTGCGCGGCACCGAGCCTGCGCCCCAGTGGCGCGCAATGGCCGCCGCCTGGGACCACCCCCTGCGCACCGCCTGCGACTGGGCGATCCACCTCGACGTGGACGAGTACGTCTGCCCTGTGGACGAGGGCGGCCTGCCCGCGCTGATCGCGGGGATGCCCGGCGCCGAC encodes the following:
- a CDS encoding phosphoadenosine phosphosulfate reductase, with amino-acid sequence MAEDSAGADGGGTTTDPLMRRLVETARDGGWLRDVGDRHMAHHRPGGATLLVGFEELETARERDEPAPWTARLAAKRGYATLTILADGRTWYRDPALEALFDELTDEGFFDEFDTVIFAGGGAEGYAASAYSVAAPGATVFAVQPLATLDRALTPWERRFRSAWALAWGPRYAYAPDLVGGAERVYVVSDPTETFDAMHASLFRGPHVMHLPATHAGPEIWQRLETIGILDRLVAGAESGALTPLRFAQLWRGRRRDRAWLGGMLRKLDRRGRPWLTGLFARYVADRHDSAPARRRLADARARLCEEGRALPGEEPPAEPVREAG